The following are encoded in a window of Anas platyrhynchos isolate ZD024472 breed Pekin duck chromosome 30, IASCAAS_PekinDuck_T2T, whole genome shotgun sequence genomic DNA:
- the LOC139999874 gene encoding LOW QUALITY PROTEIN: microfibril-associated glycoprotein 4-like (The sequence of the model RefSeq protein was modified relative to this genomic sequence to represent the inferred CDS: inserted 1 base in 1 codon; deleted 2 bases in 1 codon), which translates to MTARLRACRRRTVAGQTPTPRPPPYAPPGLQTLHLLTLQVRLELRVELEDFENNTACCTTAPSPSPHAISAEEDVTRSPWGASSTGGAGDSLSHHHGXKFSTFDRDQDLRAELRGAVAAWWFKSCHFSNLNGFFYLGAHLSYANGINWAQWKGFSPSAQEPDEDRRL; encoded by the exons ATGACCGCTCGGCTCCGGGCGTGCCGACGGCGAACAGTGGCCGGCCAGACCCCCA ccccccgcccACCCCCCTACgcccccccagggctgcagaCACTGCACCTGCTGACGCTGCAGGTCCGCTTG GAGCTGCGCGTGGAGCTGGAGGACTTCGAGAACAACACGGCCTGCTGCACCACGGCACCTTCGCCCTCTCCCCACGCCATCAGCGCCGAGGAGGACGTGACCCGCTCACCGTGGGGCGCTTCGTCGACGGGCGGGGCCG GCGACTCTCTGAGCCACCACCACG AGAAGTTCTCCACCTTCGACCGGGACCAGGACCTACGTGCAGAACTGCGCGGCGCTGTCGCGGCCTGGTGGTTCAAGAGCTGCCACTTCTCCAACCTCAACGgcttcttctacctgggcgcccACCTCTCCTACGCCAACGGCATCAACTGGGCGCAGTGGAAGGGCTTCTCACCATCTGCGCAAGAGCCAGATGAAGACCGCCGCCTCTGA